Proteins from one Rosa chinensis cultivar Old Blush chromosome 7, RchiOBHm-V2, whole genome shotgun sequence genomic window:
- the LOC112180386 gene encoding DNA-directed RNA polymerases II and IV subunit 5A, whose translation MALSEDEITRLYRIRRTVLEMLKDRDYLVTEAEINMTKEQFKSTYGENMKREDLDINKEKRSNSSDQIYVFFPNEAKVGVNTMRDYTKRMQSQNVFRAILVSQTKLTPFANRCISEMSTRFRMEVFQEEELLVNIREHVLVPAHQVLTNEEKKSLLQRYTVKETQLPRMQVVDPVARHYGLSRGQVVKIIRPSETAGRYVTYRYVV comes from the exons ATGGCTCTATCAGAAGATGAAATCACGAGGCTTTACAGAATTCGAAGAACGGTGTTGGAAATGCTGAAAGATCGGGATTACTTAGTTACAGAAGCTGAGATCAACATGAcaaaagaacaattcaagaGCACATATGGAGAGAACATGAAAAGGGAAGATCTTGACATCAATAAAGAAAAGCGGAGTAACAGCTCTGATCAG ATATATGTCTTCTTCCCTAATGAGGCAAAGGTTGGGGTAAATACAATGAGGGACTACACCAAGCGCATGCAATCGCAGAATGTGTTCAGAGCAATCTTGGTGTCTCAAACAAAGCTGACTCCTTTTGCAAATAGATGTATAAGTGAGATGTCTACAAGGTTCCGCATGGAGGTTTTCCAG GAGGAAGAACTGTTGGTGAATATTAGAGAGCATGTTCTAGTTCCTGCGCATCAGGTGCTTACAAATGAGGAAAAGAAGAGTTTGCTGCAGAGGTATACCGTGAAAGAAACACAG CTTCCTCGGATGCAGGTGGTTGATCCAGTTGCAAGGCATTACGGGCTTTCACGTGGACAAGTTGTGAAGATAATCAGGCCAAGTGAGACTGCCGGAAGATACGTCACCTACCGTTATGTTGTGTAA